The following are encoded together in the Lathyrus oleraceus cultivar Zhongwan6 chromosome 3, CAAS_Psat_ZW6_1.0, whole genome shotgun sequence genome:
- the LOC127131928 gene encoding uncharacterized protein LOC127131928, translated as MAGRNDAAMAAAMQAMAQAVQNLPNAGGDAGSRSLATFQRENPPVFKGKHDPDAALGWLKEIERIFRVMDCTPAQKVRYGTHMLAVEADDWWLETHERLTVAGEVITWDVFRREFMRKYYPEDVRGKKEIEFLELKQGNMSVTDYAAKFVELSKIYPHYTGAGAEFSKCIKFENGLRSEIKKAVGYQKIRIFNELVDSCRIFEEDNNAHYKIVSDRRGKQHQNRGKPYDAPAGKGKQRAAPAQRASGGGAPVGIVCFKCGQAGHKSNVCTVEVKRCFRCGKTGHAIADCKHKEVICFNCGEEGHIGSQCQKPKKSQTGKVFALTGTQTSSEDRLIRGTCYINGFPLVAIIDTGATHSFISLDCAVKLKLEISEMFGSMVIDTPAKGSVTTTLVCLNCPLSIFGRDFGMDLVCLPLVQIDVILGMNWLVFNRVSINCFDK; from the coding sequence atggctggaaggaatgacgctgcaatggctgccgcaatgcaagcaatggcacaagctgtgcagaacttgccaaatgctggtggagatgctggatcacgtagcttggcgacttttcagagagagaatccgccggtgtttaaagggaagcatgatccagatgcagccttgggatggttgaaagagattgagagaatcttccgtgttatggattgcactccagctcagaaggttcggtatggtactcacatgctagcagtcgaagctgatgactggtggctagagactcacgagaggttgactgtggcaggtgaagtcattacttgggatgtattccgtagggaattcatgaggaagtactatccggaagatgtccgtggtaagaaggaaattgagttccttgagctgaagcaaggaaacatgtctgtcactgattatgctgcgaaatttgtggagctgtccaaaatttatcctcattacactggtgctggtgctgaattttcaaagtgcatcaagtttgaaaatggactgcgctctgaaattaagaaggctgttgggtatcagaagatacgcatttttaatgaattggttgatagctgcaggatatttgaagaagacaataatgctcattacaagattgtcagtgaccgcaggggcaagcaacatcaaaatcgtggcaagccgtatgatgctccagctggaaaagggaagcaaagagctgctccggctcagagagctagtgggggaggtgctcctgttggtatagtttgcttcaaatgtggtcaggctggtcataagagtaatgtatgcactgttgaagtaaagaggtgttttcgctgtggtaagactggccatgcaatagctgattgcaagcacaaggaagtgatttgttttaattgtggcgaagaagggcatattggaagtcagtgtcagaagccaaagaaatctcaaacggggaaggtgttcgcattgactggaactcaaacctccagtgaggacagacttatccgaggtacgtgttatattaatgggtttcctcttgtagctattattgacacaggtgcgactcattcctttatatctttggattgtgctgtgaaacttaagttagagatatctgagatgtttggtagtatggtgattgatactcctgcgaagggttcagtgactactactttggtttgtttgaattgtcctttgagtatttttggtagagactttggaatggacctagtgtgtcttccactagtgcagattgatgttattctgggtatgaactggttggtgtttaaccgagtttctatcaactgttttgataag
- the LOC127127019 gene encoding subtilisin-like protease SBT3 isoform X2, whose product MDAKFLFSLLLIAPWFLLTFHANAEITSTYIIHMNKSLFPQIFTTHHDWFKSTIHSLKSKTLALDDQDQSSKQSQMKKLVYTYDNAMYGFSAVLSSKELETLNNMDGFVAAYQDKTATIDTTHTFEFLSLDSPNGLWNASNFGEDIIVGVIDSGVWPESQSFQDDGMTKKIPSKWKGTCEIGQEFNASMCNFKLIGARYFNKGVIASNPNVTILMNSARDIAGHGTHTSSTVAGNYVNGASYFGYAKGVARGIAPKARLAIYKTNWQEGRLASDVLAGMDQAIVDGVDVISISMGFDDVPLYEDPIAIASFAAMEKGIVVSSSAGTIDRTFGTLVLGNGQNIIGWTLFPANAIVVNLPLVYNKTLSSCNSENLLSQVNKQVVLFCDDESMTNSTSVFHQINTVAATSMLGAVFVSENPNLIDLANIYSPIIVIRPKDAETVINYAKRHQNPTASIRFQETYVGIKPAPTAAQYSSRGPSHSFPWILKPDIMAPGSRILAAYLPRKASGRIGANVFLSSDFNFMSGTSMACPHASGVAALLKSAHPQWSAAAIRSALITTANPMDNTQSPIKDNGYPSQHASPLAIGAGEIDPNRAMNPGLIYDVTPQDYVNLLCGLNFTKNQILTITRSSSYGCENPSLDLNYPSFIAFYSNKTRSMVHKFKRTVTNVGDGAATYKAKVTHPQGCLVTVSPDILNFSYRNEKLRYHIVIKYVMYEKENVSFGDVVWAEDGGTHSVRSPIVVAPSGIV is encoded by the exons ATGGACGCAAAGTTTCTGTTTTCACTTCTTCTCATTGCTCCTTGGTTTCTATTAACCTTTCATGCCAATGCTGAGATAACTTCCACAtatataatccatatgaacaaATCCCTCTTTCCTCAAATCTTCACTACTCATCATGATTGGTTCAAATCCACCATTCATTCCTTAAAATCAAAAACATTAGCACTTGATGATCAAGATCAATCATCAAAGCAATCACAGATGAAAAAACTAGTGTACACCTATGATAATGCCATGTATGGCTTTAGTGCTGTTCTATCTTCAAAGGAGTTAGAGACTCTTAACAACATGGATGGCTTTGTTGCAGCATATCAAGACAAAACAGCCACCATTGACACAACTCATACCTTTGAGTTTCTCTCCCTAGATTCTCCGAATGGACTATGGAATGCTTCGAATTTCGGTGAGGATATAATTGTTGGTGTTATTGATTCTGGTGTGTGGCCTGAGAGTCAAAGCTTTCAAGATGATGGCATGACAAAGAAAATTCCAAGCAAATGGAAAGGAACATGTGAAATTGGTCAAGAGTTCAATGCTTCCATGTGCAACTTCAAATTGATTGGAGCTAGATATTTCAACAAAGGTGTGATTGCTTCAAATCCAAATGTTACAATCCTCATGAACTCGGCTAGAGACATTGCAGGACATGGAACTCACACATCATCAACTGTTGCAGGTAACTATGTTAATGGAGCTTCTTATTTTGGTTATGCTAAAGGAGTAGCAAGAGGCATTGCACCAAAAGCTAGGCTTGCTATATATAAAACCAATTGGCAAGAAGGTCGTTTGGCTTCCGATGTTTTAGCCGGAATGGACCAAGCAATTGTTGATGGTGTTGATGTGATTTCGATTTCCATGGGATTTGACGATGTTCCGCTGTATGAAGACCCTATTGCAATAGCTTCATTTGCAGCTATGGAGAAAGGGATTGTTGTTTCATCTTCTGCAG GAACAATAGACAGAACTTTTGGAACTCTTGTTTTGGGAAATGGACAAAACATCATTGGTTGGACTTTGTTTCCTGCAAATGCTATAGTGGTAAATCTTCCACTTGTTTACAATAAAACTTTATCTTCATGCAACTCAGAAAACTTGTTATCTCAAGTTAACAAACAAGTAGTCCTTTTTTGTGACGACGAATCAATGACAAACTCAACATCAGTGTTTCATCAAATCAATACTGTTGCAGCAACAAGTATGTTAGGAGCAGTTTTTGTTTCTGAAAATCCTAATTTAATTGATTTAGCAAATATTTACTCTCCGATTATCGTAATCAGGCCAAAAGACGCAGAAACTGTGATCAACTACGCAAAAAGACACCAAAATCCAACAGCAAGTATTAGGTTTCAAGAAACATATGTTGGAATAAAGCCAGCACCAACTGCAGCACAATACTCTTCAAGAGGTCCTTCCCATAGTTTTCCATGGATTTTGAAGCCTGACATAATGGCCCCTGGCTCTAGAATTCTCGCTGCTTATCTTCCTCGTAAAGCATCGGGTAGAATCGGCGCAAATGTGTTCTTATCAAGTGACTTCAATTTTATGTCAGGAACATCCATGGCTTGTCCTCATGCTTCCGGGGTTGCTGCTCTTCTGAAATCTGCACATCCACAATGGAGTGCTGCAGCTATAAGATCTGCATTAATAACCACAGCTAATCCTATGGATAACACACAAAGTCCGATAAAGGATAATGGCTACCCTTCTCAACATGCTTCTCCTCTCGCTATTGGTGCGGGCGAGATTGATCCTAATAGAGCAATGAATCCAGGTTTGATCTATGATGTTACTCCACAGGACTATGTTAATCTTCTTTGTGGTTTGAACTTCACAAAGAACCAAATTTTAACAATTACAAGATCAAGTTCTTATGGTTGTGAAAACCCTTCTTTGGATCTTAATTACCCTTCATTTATAGCTTTTTACAGTAACAAAACAAGATCAATGGTTCACAAATTTAAGAGGACAGTTACAAATGTCGGTGATGGTGCTGCTACATATAAAGCTAAAGTGACACATCCACAAGGTTGTTTGGTGACAGTGTCACCTGATATATTAAATTTCAGTTATAGAAATGAGAAACTAAGATACCACATTGTCATAAAGTATGTAATGTACGAGAAGGAAAATGTTTCATTTGGGGATGTTGTTTGGGCTGAAGATGGTGGAACACACTCTGTTAGAAGTCCTATTGTTGTGGCACCAAGTGGAATTGTATGA
- the LOC127127019 gene encoding subtilisin-like protease SBT3 isoform X3 → MDAKFLFSLLLIAPWFLLTFHANAEITSTYIIHMNKSLFPQIFTTHHDWFKSTIHSLKSKTLALDDQDQSSKQSQMKKLVYTYDNAMYGFSAVLSSKELETLNNMDGFVAAYQDKTATIDTTHTFEFLSLDSPNGLWNASNFGEDIIVGVIDSGVWPESQSFQDDGMTKKIPSKWKGTCEIGQEFNASMCNFKLIGARYFNKGNYVNGASYFGYAKGVARGIAPKARLAIYKTNWQEGRLASDVLAGMDQAIVDGVDVISISMGFDDVPLYEDPIAIASFAAMEKGIVVSSSAGNLGPNLGTLHNGIPWLITVAAGTIDRTFGTLVLGNGQNIIGWTLFPANAIVVNLPLVYNKTLSSCNSENLLSQVNKQVVLFCDDESMTNSTSVFHQINTVAATSMLGAVFVSENPNLIDLANIYSPIIVIRPKDAETVINYAKRHQNPTASIRFQETYVGIKPAPTAAQYSSRGPSHSFPWILKPDIMAPGSRILAAYLPRKASGRIGANVFLSSDFNFMSGTSMACPHASGVAALLKSAHPQWSAAAIRSALITTANPMDNTQSPIKDNGYPSQHASPLAIGAGEIDPNRAMNPGLIYDVTPQDYVNLLCGLNFTKNQILTITRSSSYGCENPSLDLNYPSFIAFYSNKTRSMVHKFKRTVTNVGDGAATYKAKVTHPQGCLVTVSPDILNFSYRNEKLRYHIVIKYVMYEKENVSFGDVVWAEDGGTHSVRSPIVVAPSGIV, encoded by the exons ATGGACGCAAAGTTTCTGTTTTCACTTCTTCTCATTGCTCCTTGGTTTCTATTAACCTTTCATGCCAATGCTGAGATAACTTCCACAtatataatccatatgaacaaATCCCTCTTTCCTCAAATCTTCACTACTCATCATGATTGGTTCAAATCCACCATTCATTCCTTAAAATCAAAAACATTAGCACTTGATGATCAAGATCAATCATCAAAGCAATCACAGATGAAAAAACTAGTGTACACCTATGATAATGCCATGTATGGCTTTAGTGCTGTTCTATCTTCAAAGGAGTTAGAGACTCTTAACAACATGGATGGCTTTGTTGCAGCATATCAAGACAAAACAGCCACCATTGACACAACTCATACCTTTGAGTTTCTCTCCCTAGATTCTCCGAATGGACTATGGAATGCTTCGAATTTCGGTGAGGATATAATTGTTGGTGTTATTGATTCTGGTGTGTGGCCTGAGAGTCAAAGCTTTCAAGATGATGGCATGACAAAGAAAATTCCAAGCAAATGGAAAGGAACATGTGAAATTGGTCAAGAGTTCAATGCTTCCATGTGCAACTTCAAATTGATTGGAGCTAGATATTTCAACAAAG GTAACTATGTTAATGGAGCTTCTTATTTTGGTTATGCTAAAGGAGTAGCAAGAGGCATTGCACCAAAAGCTAGGCTTGCTATATATAAAACCAATTGGCAAGAAGGTCGTTTGGCTTCCGATGTTTTAGCCGGAATGGACCAAGCAATTGTTGATGGTGTTGATGTGATTTCGATTTCCATGGGATTTGACGATGTTCCGCTGTATGAAGACCCTATTGCAATAGCTTCATTTGCAGCTATGGAGAAAGGGATTGTTGTTTCATCTTCTGCAGGTAATTTAGGACCTAATCTTGGAACCTTGCATAATGGTATCCCTTGGCTAATTACAGTGGCTGCAGGAACAATAGACAGAACTTTTGGAACTCTTGTTTTGGGAAATGGACAAAACATCATTGGTTGGACTTTGTTTCCTGCAAATGCTATAGTGGTAAATCTTCCACTTGTTTACAATAAAACTTTATCTTCATGCAACTCAGAAAACTTGTTATCTCAAGTTAACAAACAAGTAGTCCTTTTTTGTGACGACGAATCAATGACAAACTCAACATCAGTGTTTCATCAAATCAATACTGTTGCAGCAACAAGTATGTTAGGAGCAGTTTTTGTTTCTGAAAATCCTAATTTAATTGATTTAGCAAATATTTACTCTCCGATTATCGTAATCAGGCCAAAAGACGCAGAAACTGTGATCAACTACGCAAAAAGACACCAAAATCCAACAGCAAGTATTAGGTTTCAAGAAACATATGTTGGAATAAAGCCAGCACCAACTGCAGCACAATACTCTTCAAGAGGTCCTTCCCATAGTTTTCCATGGATTTTGAAGCCTGACATAATGGCCCCTGGCTCTAGAATTCTCGCTGCTTATCTTCCTCGTAAAGCATCGGGTAGAATCGGCGCAAATGTGTTCTTATCAAGTGACTTCAATTTTATGTCAGGAACATCCATGGCTTGTCCTCATGCTTCCGGGGTTGCTGCTCTTCTGAAATCTGCACATCCACAATGGAGTGCTGCAGCTATAAGATCTGCATTAATAACCACAGCTAATCCTATGGATAACACACAAAGTCCGATAAAGGATAATGGCTACCCTTCTCAACATGCTTCTCCTCTCGCTATTGGTGCGGGCGAGATTGATCCTAATAGAGCAATGAATCCAGGTTTGATCTATGATGTTACTCCACAGGACTATGTTAATCTTCTTTGTGGTTTGAACTTCACAAAGAACCAAATTTTAACAATTACAAGATCAAGTTCTTATGGTTGTGAAAACCCTTCTTTGGATCTTAATTACCCTTCATTTATAGCTTTTTACAGTAACAAAACAAGATCAATGGTTCACAAATTTAAGAGGACAGTTACAAATGTCGGTGATGGTGCTGCTACATATAAAGCTAAAGTGACACATCCACAAGGTTGTTTGGTGACAGTGTCACCTGATATATTAAATTTCAGTTATAGAAATGAGAAACTAAGATACCACATTGTCATAAAGTATGTAATGTACGAGAAGGAAAATGTTTCATTTGGGGATGTTGTTTGGGCTGAAGATGGTGGAACACACTCTGTTAGAAGTCCTATTGTTGTGGCACCAAGTGGAATTGTATGA
- the LOC127127019 gene encoding subtilisin-like protease SBT3 isoform X1, whose product MDAKFLFSLLLIAPWFLLTFHANAEITSTYIIHMNKSLFPQIFTTHHDWFKSTIHSLKSKTLALDDQDQSSKQSQMKKLVYTYDNAMYGFSAVLSSKELETLNNMDGFVAAYQDKTATIDTTHTFEFLSLDSPNGLWNASNFGEDIIVGVIDSGVWPESQSFQDDGMTKKIPSKWKGTCEIGQEFNASMCNFKLIGARYFNKGVIASNPNVTILMNSARDIAGHGTHTSSTVAGNYVNGASYFGYAKGVARGIAPKARLAIYKTNWQEGRLASDVLAGMDQAIVDGVDVISISMGFDDVPLYEDPIAIASFAAMEKGIVVSSSAGNLGPNLGTLHNGIPWLITVAAGTIDRTFGTLVLGNGQNIIGWTLFPANAIVVNLPLVYNKTLSSCNSENLLSQVNKQVVLFCDDESMTNSTSVFHQINTVAATSMLGAVFVSENPNLIDLANIYSPIIVIRPKDAETVINYAKRHQNPTASIRFQETYVGIKPAPTAAQYSSRGPSHSFPWILKPDIMAPGSRILAAYLPRKASGRIGANVFLSSDFNFMSGTSMACPHASGVAALLKSAHPQWSAAAIRSALITTANPMDNTQSPIKDNGYPSQHASPLAIGAGEIDPNRAMNPGLIYDVTPQDYVNLLCGLNFTKNQILTITRSSSYGCENPSLDLNYPSFIAFYSNKTRSMVHKFKRTVTNVGDGAATYKAKVTHPQGCLVTVSPDILNFSYRNEKLRYHIVIKYVMYEKENVSFGDVVWAEDGGTHSVRSPIVVAPSGIV is encoded by the coding sequence ATGGACGCAAAGTTTCTGTTTTCACTTCTTCTCATTGCTCCTTGGTTTCTATTAACCTTTCATGCCAATGCTGAGATAACTTCCACAtatataatccatatgaacaaATCCCTCTTTCCTCAAATCTTCACTACTCATCATGATTGGTTCAAATCCACCATTCATTCCTTAAAATCAAAAACATTAGCACTTGATGATCAAGATCAATCATCAAAGCAATCACAGATGAAAAAACTAGTGTACACCTATGATAATGCCATGTATGGCTTTAGTGCTGTTCTATCTTCAAAGGAGTTAGAGACTCTTAACAACATGGATGGCTTTGTTGCAGCATATCAAGACAAAACAGCCACCATTGACACAACTCATACCTTTGAGTTTCTCTCCCTAGATTCTCCGAATGGACTATGGAATGCTTCGAATTTCGGTGAGGATATAATTGTTGGTGTTATTGATTCTGGTGTGTGGCCTGAGAGTCAAAGCTTTCAAGATGATGGCATGACAAAGAAAATTCCAAGCAAATGGAAAGGAACATGTGAAATTGGTCAAGAGTTCAATGCTTCCATGTGCAACTTCAAATTGATTGGAGCTAGATATTTCAACAAAGGTGTGATTGCTTCAAATCCAAATGTTACAATCCTCATGAACTCGGCTAGAGACATTGCAGGACATGGAACTCACACATCATCAACTGTTGCAGGTAACTATGTTAATGGAGCTTCTTATTTTGGTTATGCTAAAGGAGTAGCAAGAGGCATTGCACCAAAAGCTAGGCTTGCTATATATAAAACCAATTGGCAAGAAGGTCGTTTGGCTTCCGATGTTTTAGCCGGAATGGACCAAGCAATTGTTGATGGTGTTGATGTGATTTCGATTTCCATGGGATTTGACGATGTTCCGCTGTATGAAGACCCTATTGCAATAGCTTCATTTGCAGCTATGGAGAAAGGGATTGTTGTTTCATCTTCTGCAGGTAATTTAGGACCTAATCTTGGAACCTTGCATAATGGTATCCCTTGGCTAATTACAGTGGCTGCAGGAACAATAGACAGAACTTTTGGAACTCTTGTTTTGGGAAATGGACAAAACATCATTGGTTGGACTTTGTTTCCTGCAAATGCTATAGTGGTAAATCTTCCACTTGTTTACAATAAAACTTTATCTTCATGCAACTCAGAAAACTTGTTATCTCAAGTTAACAAACAAGTAGTCCTTTTTTGTGACGACGAATCAATGACAAACTCAACATCAGTGTTTCATCAAATCAATACTGTTGCAGCAACAAGTATGTTAGGAGCAGTTTTTGTTTCTGAAAATCCTAATTTAATTGATTTAGCAAATATTTACTCTCCGATTATCGTAATCAGGCCAAAAGACGCAGAAACTGTGATCAACTACGCAAAAAGACACCAAAATCCAACAGCAAGTATTAGGTTTCAAGAAACATATGTTGGAATAAAGCCAGCACCAACTGCAGCACAATACTCTTCAAGAGGTCCTTCCCATAGTTTTCCATGGATTTTGAAGCCTGACATAATGGCCCCTGGCTCTAGAATTCTCGCTGCTTATCTTCCTCGTAAAGCATCGGGTAGAATCGGCGCAAATGTGTTCTTATCAAGTGACTTCAATTTTATGTCAGGAACATCCATGGCTTGTCCTCATGCTTCCGGGGTTGCTGCTCTTCTGAAATCTGCACATCCACAATGGAGTGCTGCAGCTATAAGATCTGCATTAATAACCACAGCTAATCCTATGGATAACACACAAAGTCCGATAAAGGATAATGGCTACCCTTCTCAACATGCTTCTCCTCTCGCTATTGGTGCGGGCGAGATTGATCCTAATAGAGCAATGAATCCAGGTTTGATCTATGATGTTACTCCACAGGACTATGTTAATCTTCTTTGTGGTTTGAACTTCACAAAGAACCAAATTTTAACAATTACAAGATCAAGTTCTTATGGTTGTGAAAACCCTTCTTTGGATCTTAATTACCCTTCATTTATAGCTTTTTACAGTAACAAAACAAGATCAATGGTTCACAAATTTAAGAGGACAGTTACAAATGTCGGTGATGGTGCTGCTACATATAAAGCTAAAGTGACACATCCACAAGGTTGTTTGGTGACAGTGTCACCTGATATATTAAATTTCAGTTATAGAAATGAGAAACTAAGATACCACATTGTCATAAAGTATGTAATGTACGAGAAGGAAAATGTTTCATTTGGGGATGTTGTTTGGGCTGAAGATGGTGGAACACACTCTGTTAGAAGTCCTATTGTTGTGGCACCAAGTGGAATTGTATGA